From a region of the Bradysia coprophila strain Holo2 chromosome X unlocalized genomic scaffold, BU_Bcop_v1 contig_173, whole genome shotgun sequence genome:
- the LOC119068311 gene encoding uncharacterized protein LOC119068311 isoform X2, producing the protein MPKSLESSNTELGSENQVELAERGLSAGKKYRHQNYSKNIYIGTKNAEKWELTRTKLSFKNDVEFVTYLLALAENDFANNDGRSNNIGSNFPIHSNEQNANDKLANENSTDDVDKPRIAKKVKKVHFADSVNGLSNSSKGNPDFAALRKSEQSNFSVLCHNSQDAQDNSISSTLDTYHESNNIPEVLDCRIAEKIKSEMEQKFLSESEMLKTRSDEVLCLTTTNKDKTRSFDSVKDAVVEKKSKKRTTKCSKPSPEVEEYQVQRNGKSGLKISKVKPEATGDTGAFNEFDDDEEDDDEDFDDKSDLIDSDREDEYDFESDDNNVLNEGDDEDDENSLDNESEAQTFNFCRYCSEIHVPEECPFRTCQSFIADKIDFITWTDKYSSVVQKAIKIENSETENADILSQSPSTQTPFSECSLPDKFELKLSNAQVSGVIAKSSIPKYTKLGPLIGQKISEVDIADDCTMKFIIEAYDGTKSTYYSLDDENNSNWLRYIRPANTKTERNVAVVISDKNVFFVTSATVEDGDELVYWSDDCNSAWGKKKIEKMNCGGCNLKFDHPLYYRNHCSIFHDPSFSLTIRKYHCKICGASVLGKENITKHAAQMHDGKGAYQCQFCKKFFLRLNYLEMHRTYGCSANPQRARPLCDFCGRKFCQPQKLKVHIKRMHSDMADVLRDFQCKLCSKLLGSRAALQRHSKEVHSRNSAVVSCPRCQKLFQNRSNLKIHMLTHSGVRPFKCIEGECNAAFTTKQCLQFHYKKVHNYAQEQMPKIERSVAYTFDAYSGGMKVEYLEQAPRKRRKSSDDQNSVLSSVAHDKSETEFSEDNIFENFKKSGKTISNLCKTESNLSLLSSRISSILEHGIKQRKKDRKPKAHKLLSDETAPRTNSVIDDAEESVAIENKAQEEFLQTFQKRQQSKQLSLIESFLSTAAPRTQDAVLPPNDNGESDYKANEHDTQIRDLSVSSITNPIASKGSRKWMSTENPNRENDSELHSKLSQPNRDFLTRLIMNESQHEDDDENSTFLDVVDNGQTISQYSNSIHPTSNNLPQLPHLSSLSHLHAQPFGGPYYNNPPNCSNRNSSSSASMLVEAALSSVGNMMNVDNDLSKNSRNDNHLDNNDNMNNSMDIDMASLRSEHNNSTPQENRFIQNMSSIENEIKMMKNLTNFSLQIPHFDQSASTINNQTPTHASPIDNNLPQDDIDVDTASTPHTIEPSDKLYQDNDNFVSQHQTPPTPHVLSPGRDYAMYNSSNNVSSPISQLSRRNYPEHELISPASSPALPRYSYRQDICRKRDLDEQVHNMSVIDGRNSQHHMSSDDENSIMAQNLSMGNHNGGDEMRLKFSATQMELMYSSKYENGTGNDDISDLRSKYMDQNVESGFRSNGISDGLNDMQGLDMTSRTNLSSGFHHNFQLASSNSNLNIGRYHHHIYDILSEREQQQEQLQQQHQQHMQHMLQDQMSSEQEQDQTTSVDLSLMTSRQVVSSQTSLPYSHSEMLRMASLDLAQNATSGMISNRTFLSPHNSREGLDHHRFLSSADQRLLPNGVASDHRLLVDPTAHLLMEQNSRHIDSRLLSAEQPRIMADSTTNRHMVSPRGFGAYQVSTTNYHHSVRPLTSPSHHSVNPPNYHPFPSFY; encoded by the exons aTGCCAAAGTCATTAGAATCGTCCAACACTGAGTTGGGTAGTGAAAATCAGGTTGAATTAGCCGAGCGTGGATTAAGTGCTGGAAAAAAGTATCGTCATCAAAACTACAGCAAGAACATATACATCGGAACGAAGAATGCGGAAAAATGGGAGCTTACAAGGACAAagctttcatttaaaaatgatgTCGAATTTGTCACATATTTGCTTGCACTGGCTGAAAACGATTTTGCTAATAACGATGG GCGAAGTAACAACATTGGTAGCAATTTTCCGATTCACAGCAATGAACAGAATGCAAACGATAAATTggcaaatgaaaattcaacggATGATGTCGATAAGCCACGTATTGCCAAAAAGGTAAAGAAAGTGCATTTCGCGGACTCTGTAAATGGATTGTCGAATAGCTCAAAGGGGAATCCAGATTTTGCTGCGTTACGAAAATCGGAACAATCGAATTTCTCGGTATTGTGTCACAATTCCCAGGATGCACAAGACAATTCGATATCGAGTACACTGGACACTTACCATGAATCGAACAATATACCGGAAGTATTGGACTGTCGAATAGctgagaaaattaaaagtgaaatGGAACAGAAGTTTTTGAGTGAAAGTGAAATGCTAAAAACCAGATCGGATGAGGTGCTGTGCTTGACTACGACGAATAAAGACAAAACACGGTCATTCGATTCGGTGAAAGACGCTGTGGTCGAAAAGAAGTCGAAAAAACGAACAACTAAATGCAGTAAACCCTCGCCGGAAGTTGAAGAGTATCAAGTGCAACGAAATGGTAAATCTGGTTTGAAAATCTCTAAAGTTAAACCGGAAGCAACGGGTGATACTGGCgcattcaatgaatttgacGATGACGAAGAAGATGACGACGAGGATTTTGACGACAAATCCGATCTAATTGATTCGGACAGAGAAGATGAATACGACTTTGAGAGTGACGATAATAATGTGCTGAATGAAGGTGACGACGAAGACGATGAAAATAGTTTAGATAATGAAAGTGAAGCtcaaacattcaatttttgtcgCTATTGCTCGGAAATTCATGTGCCAGAAGAATGTCCATTCCGAACGTGCCAGTCATTTATCGcggacaaaattgattttatcacTTGGACGGATAAGTATTCTTCGGTTGTGCAGAAAGCAATCAAAATCGAAAACAGTGAAACGGAAAACGCCGACATTCTGAGTCAGTCTCCATCAACTCAAACTCCATTCTCCGAATGCTCACTTCCCGACAAATTCGAACTTAAACTATCCAACGCTCAAGTATCTGGCGTTATAGCCAAATCATCGATTCCGAAATACACAAAATTGGGCCCGTTAATCGGACAGAAAATCAGCGAAGTCGATATAGCTGATGACTGcacaatgaaatttattatcgAGGCCTATGATGGCACAAAATCGACCTACTACTCGTTGGACGATGAAAACAATTCGAATTGGTTGAGGTATATACGGCCAGCCAATACGAAAACTGAAAGGAATGTGGCCGTGGTGATAAGTGATAAGAATGTGTTTTTCGTTACGAGTGCAACAGTTGAGGACGGAGATGAGCTGGTCTACTGGAGTGACGATTGTAATTCGGCGTGgggaaagaagaaaattgaaaaaatga ATTGTGGAGGCTGTAATCTCAAATTCGATCATCCATTGTATTATCGAAATCATTGCTCAATTTTTCACGATCCATCATTTAGTTTGACCATTCGAAAATATCATTGCAAG ATATGCGGCGCGTCTGTGCTTGGAAAGGAAAACATCACTAAACATGCCGCACAAATGCACGATGGGAAAGGAGCATATCAATGCCAATTCT gtaaaaagtttttcttaagACTCAATTACCTAGAAATGCATCGTACCTATGGCTGTAGTGCCAATCCACAACGGGCAAGACCACTATGTGATTTCTGCGGTCGAAAATTCTGTCAACCGCAAAAGTTGAAAGTTCACATAAAGAGAATGCACAGCG ACATGGCTGACGTTCTTCGTGACTTCCAATGTAAGCTTTGTTCGAAATTGTTGGGCTCTCGGGCTGCTCTACAGCGACACTCCAAAGAGGTGCACAGTCGAAATTCAGCAGTCGTTAGTTGTCCACGATGTCAGAAACTGTTCCAAAATCGAAGCAACTTAAAAATTCACATGCTCACCCATAGTGGGGTTAGACCGTTTAAATGCATCGAGGGTGAATGCAACGCTGCATTTACAACGAAACAATGTCTTCAATTTCATTATAAGAAAGTTCACAACTACGCTCAAGAACAAATGCCAAAAATCGAAAGAAGTGTGGCATACACCTTTGATGCATACTCCGGTGGCATGAAAGTGGAATATTTGG AACAAGCACCGCGGAAACGTCGAAAGAGTTCGGACGATCAAAACTCGGTCCTCAGTTCGGTGGCACACGATAAGTCTGaaacagaattttcggaaGACAATATCttcgagaatttcaagaaatctGGGAAAACCATCAGCAATTTATGCAAAACCGAATCAAATTTGTCACTGCTGTCGTCTCGGATATCTTCCATTTTGGAACATGGCATTAAGCAACGAAAGAAGGATAGAAAGCCAAAAGCGCACAAATTACTGTCTGATGAGACTGCGCCTAGAACGAATAGCGTAATTGACGATGCAGAAGAATCGGTGGCCATTGAAAATAAGGCTCAAGAGGAATT TCTACAAACGTTTCAAAAACGTCAGCAAAGCAAACAGCTTAGCCTCATTGAATCGTTTCTTTCAACCGCTGCGCCACGAACTCAAGATGCAGTATTACCGCCAAATGACAACGGGGAGAGTGACTATAAGGCAAACGAACACGATACACAGATTCGAGATTTAAGTGTTAGCTCCATAACGAATCCCATCGCCAGTAAAGGAAGCAGAAAATGGATGAGCACGGAAAATCCGAACCGCGAAAATGACTCCGAGCTGCATAGCAAACTGAGCCAGCCGAATCGAGATTTTCTCACAAGACTAATCATGAACGAATCGCAACACGAAGACGATGatgaaaattcaacatttttagaTGTTGTCGATAATGGCCAAACAATATCACAGTATTCCAATTCCATACATCCGACGTCCAACAATCTACCTCAACTTCCACATCTTTCGTCATTATCGCATTTACACGCACAACCTTTTGGTGGTCCGTACTACAACAATCCACCAAATTGTTCAAATCGTAATTCGTCGTCGTCAGCTAGCATGCTGGTAGAAGCAGCCCTGAGTTCCGTCGGAAATATGATGAATGTCGATAAcgatttatcgaaaaataGTCGTAACGACAATCACTTGGATAACAACGACAATATGAACAATTCGATGGACATAGACATGGCGTCGCTACGAAGCGAACATAACAATTCAACGCCACAGGAAAACCGATTCATTCAAAACATGAGCTCGATCGAAAACGAAatcaaaatgatgaaaaatctcACCAATTTCTCACTACAAATACCGCATTTCGATCAATCGGCATCCACCATCAACAATCAAACACCCACCCATGCATCTCCCATCGATAACAATTTACCTCAGGACGATATTGATGTGGACACAGCATCAACGCCACACACAATTGAGCCCAGCGATAAACTGTATCAAGATAATGATAATTTTGTTAGCCAGCATCAAACACCACCGACGCCGCATGTTCTCTCGCCAGGTCGTGATTATGCGATGTACAATTCATCGAATAATGTTTCGTCACCGATATCACAATTGTCTCGGCGAAACTATCCGGAACATGAACTCATATCGCCGGCATCATCGCCAGCACTACCGAGATACTCATACCGACAAGACATTTGTCGAAAGCGTGACCTGGACGAACAAGTCCATAATATGTCGGTAATTGATGGAAGGAATAGTCAGCATCATATGTCCAGTGATGATGAAAATAGTATCATGGCTCAGAATCTTAGCATGGGCAATCATAATGGAGGTGACGAAATGAGATTGAAATTCAGTGCAACCCAAATGGAATTGATGTATTCATCTAAATATGAAAACGGAACCGGCAATGACGATATTTCCGATCTGAGATCGAAATACATGGACCAGAACGTGGAATCAGGTTTTCGAAGTAATGGCATATCCGATGGACTGAATGATATGCAGGGATTGGATATGACATCCAGAACGAATTTGAGTAGTGGCTTCCATCATAATTTTCAGCTTGCAAGTAGTAATTCGAATCTAAACATCGGTAGATACCACCATCATATCTACGACATTCTCTCCGAACGAGAACAGCAACAGGAGCAATTGCAACAGCAACATCAGCAGCACATGCAGCACATGTTACAGGATCAAATGTCGTCAGAACAGGAACAAGACCAAACCACTTCGGTGGATTTGAGTCTGATGACGAGTCGACAAGTGGTGTCGTCACAAACATCATTGCCATACTCGCACAGTGAAATGCTGCGAATGGCATCCCTAGATTTAGCTCAAAACGCAACGTCGGGAATGATCAGCAATCGAACATTCCTGTCACCTCACAATTCACGCGAAGGATTGGACCACCATCGGTTTCTGTCATCAGCCGATCAACGACTACTACCAAATGGTGTGGCATCCGATCATCGGCTCCTCGTTGATCCAACGGCTCATTTACTTATGGAGCAGAACTCCAGACACATTGACTCGAGACTTTTATCTGCCGAACAACCGCGCATTATGGCCGATTCGACGACAAACAGGCACATGGTATCGCCGAGAGGATTTGGAGCTTATCAGGTTTCAACCACAAACTATCACCATTCCGTTAGGCCATTAACGTCACCCAGTCATCATTCGGTGAATCCACCAAATTATCATCCCTTTCCATCATTCTATTAA
- the LOC119068311 gene encoding uncharacterized protein LOC119068311 isoform X1, giving the protein MPKSLESSNTELGSENQVELAERGLSAGKKYRHQNYSKNIYIGTKNAEKWELTRTKLSFKNDVEFVTYLLALAENDFANNDGRRSNNIGSNFPIHSNEQNANDKLANENSTDDVDKPRIAKKVKKVHFADSVNGLSNSSKGNPDFAALRKSEQSNFSVLCHNSQDAQDNSISSTLDTYHESNNIPEVLDCRIAEKIKSEMEQKFLSESEMLKTRSDEVLCLTTTNKDKTRSFDSVKDAVVEKKSKKRTTKCSKPSPEVEEYQVQRNGKSGLKISKVKPEATGDTGAFNEFDDDEEDDDEDFDDKSDLIDSDREDEYDFESDDNNVLNEGDDEDDENSLDNESEAQTFNFCRYCSEIHVPEECPFRTCQSFIADKIDFITWTDKYSSVVQKAIKIENSETENADILSQSPSTQTPFSECSLPDKFELKLSNAQVSGVIAKSSIPKYTKLGPLIGQKISEVDIADDCTMKFIIEAYDGTKSTYYSLDDENNSNWLRYIRPANTKTERNVAVVISDKNVFFVTSATVEDGDELVYWSDDCNSAWGKKKIEKMNCGGCNLKFDHPLYYRNHCSIFHDPSFSLTIRKYHCKICGASVLGKENITKHAAQMHDGKGAYQCQFCKKFFLRLNYLEMHRTYGCSANPQRARPLCDFCGRKFCQPQKLKVHIKRMHSDMADVLRDFQCKLCSKLLGSRAALQRHSKEVHSRNSAVVSCPRCQKLFQNRSNLKIHMLTHSGVRPFKCIEGECNAAFTTKQCLQFHYKKVHNYAQEQMPKIERSVAYTFDAYSGGMKVEYLEQAPRKRRKSSDDQNSVLSSVAHDKSETEFSEDNIFENFKKSGKTISNLCKTESNLSLLSSRISSILEHGIKQRKKDRKPKAHKLLSDETAPRTNSVIDDAEESVAIENKAQEEFLQTFQKRQQSKQLSLIESFLSTAAPRTQDAVLPPNDNGESDYKANEHDTQIRDLSVSSITNPIASKGSRKWMSTENPNRENDSELHSKLSQPNRDFLTRLIMNESQHEDDDENSTFLDVVDNGQTISQYSNSIHPTSNNLPQLPHLSSLSHLHAQPFGGPYYNNPPNCSNRNSSSSASMLVEAALSSVGNMMNVDNDLSKNSRNDNHLDNNDNMNNSMDIDMASLRSEHNNSTPQENRFIQNMSSIENEIKMMKNLTNFSLQIPHFDQSASTINNQTPTHASPIDNNLPQDDIDVDTASTPHTIEPSDKLYQDNDNFVSQHQTPPTPHVLSPGRDYAMYNSSNNVSSPISQLSRRNYPEHELISPASSPALPRYSYRQDICRKRDLDEQVHNMSVIDGRNSQHHMSSDDENSIMAQNLSMGNHNGGDEMRLKFSATQMELMYSSKYENGTGNDDISDLRSKYMDQNVESGFRSNGISDGLNDMQGLDMTSRTNLSSGFHHNFQLASSNSNLNIGRYHHHIYDILSEREQQQEQLQQQHQQHMQHMLQDQMSSEQEQDQTTSVDLSLMTSRQVVSSQTSLPYSHSEMLRMASLDLAQNATSGMISNRTFLSPHNSREGLDHHRFLSSADQRLLPNGVASDHRLLVDPTAHLLMEQNSRHIDSRLLSAEQPRIMADSTTNRHMVSPRGFGAYQVSTTNYHHSVRPLTSPSHHSVNPPNYHPFPSFY; this is encoded by the exons aTGCCAAAGTCATTAGAATCGTCCAACACTGAGTTGGGTAGTGAAAATCAGGTTGAATTAGCCGAGCGTGGATTAAGTGCTGGAAAAAAGTATCGTCATCAAAACTACAGCAAGAACATATACATCGGAACGAAGAATGCGGAAAAATGGGAGCTTACAAGGACAAagctttcatttaaaaatgatgTCGAATTTGTCACATATTTGCTTGCACTGGCTGAAAACGATTTTGCTAATAACGATGG cAGGCGAAGTAACAACATTGGTAGCAATTTTCCGATTCACAGCAATGAACAGAATGCAAACGATAAATTggcaaatgaaaattcaacggATGATGTCGATAAGCCACGTATTGCCAAAAAGGTAAAGAAAGTGCATTTCGCGGACTCTGTAAATGGATTGTCGAATAGCTCAAAGGGGAATCCAGATTTTGCTGCGTTACGAAAATCGGAACAATCGAATTTCTCGGTATTGTGTCACAATTCCCAGGATGCACAAGACAATTCGATATCGAGTACACTGGACACTTACCATGAATCGAACAATATACCGGAAGTATTGGACTGTCGAATAGctgagaaaattaaaagtgaaatGGAACAGAAGTTTTTGAGTGAAAGTGAAATGCTAAAAACCAGATCGGATGAGGTGCTGTGCTTGACTACGACGAATAAAGACAAAACACGGTCATTCGATTCGGTGAAAGACGCTGTGGTCGAAAAGAAGTCGAAAAAACGAACAACTAAATGCAGTAAACCCTCGCCGGAAGTTGAAGAGTATCAAGTGCAACGAAATGGTAAATCTGGTTTGAAAATCTCTAAAGTTAAACCGGAAGCAACGGGTGATACTGGCgcattcaatgaatttgacGATGACGAAGAAGATGACGACGAGGATTTTGACGACAAATCCGATCTAATTGATTCGGACAGAGAAGATGAATACGACTTTGAGAGTGACGATAATAATGTGCTGAATGAAGGTGACGACGAAGACGATGAAAATAGTTTAGATAATGAAAGTGAAGCtcaaacattcaatttttgtcgCTATTGCTCGGAAATTCATGTGCCAGAAGAATGTCCATTCCGAACGTGCCAGTCATTTATCGcggacaaaattgattttatcacTTGGACGGATAAGTATTCTTCGGTTGTGCAGAAAGCAATCAAAATCGAAAACAGTGAAACGGAAAACGCCGACATTCTGAGTCAGTCTCCATCAACTCAAACTCCATTCTCCGAATGCTCACTTCCCGACAAATTCGAACTTAAACTATCCAACGCTCAAGTATCTGGCGTTATAGCCAAATCATCGATTCCGAAATACACAAAATTGGGCCCGTTAATCGGACAGAAAATCAGCGAAGTCGATATAGCTGATGACTGcacaatgaaatttattatcgAGGCCTATGATGGCACAAAATCGACCTACTACTCGTTGGACGATGAAAACAATTCGAATTGGTTGAGGTATATACGGCCAGCCAATACGAAAACTGAAAGGAATGTGGCCGTGGTGATAAGTGATAAGAATGTGTTTTTCGTTACGAGTGCAACAGTTGAGGACGGAGATGAGCTGGTCTACTGGAGTGACGATTGTAATTCGGCGTGgggaaagaagaaaattgaaaaaatga ATTGTGGAGGCTGTAATCTCAAATTCGATCATCCATTGTATTATCGAAATCATTGCTCAATTTTTCACGATCCATCATTTAGTTTGACCATTCGAAAATATCATTGCAAG ATATGCGGCGCGTCTGTGCTTGGAAAGGAAAACATCACTAAACATGCCGCACAAATGCACGATGGGAAAGGAGCATATCAATGCCAATTCT gtaaaaagtttttcttaagACTCAATTACCTAGAAATGCATCGTACCTATGGCTGTAGTGCCAATCCACAACGGGCAAGACCACTATGTGATTTCTGCGGTCGAAAATTCTGTCAACCGCAAAAGTTGAAAGTTCACATAAAGAGAATGCACAGCG ACATGGCTGACGTTCTTCGTGACTTCCAATGTAAGCTTTGTTCGAAATTGTTGGGCTCTCGGGCTGCTCTACAGCGACACTCCAAAGAGGTGCACAGTCGAAATTCAGCAGTCGTTAGTTGTCCACGATGTCAGAAACTGTTCCAAAATCGAAGCAACTTAAAAATTCACATGCTCACCCATAGTGGGGTTAGACCGTTTAAATGCATCGAGGGTGAATGCAACGCTGCATTTACAACGAAACAATGTCTTCAATTTCATTATAAGAAAGTTCACAACTACGCTCAAGAACAAATGCCAAAAATCGAAAGAAGTGTGGCATACACCTTTGATGCATACTCCGGTGGCATGAAAGTGGAATATTTGG AACAAGCACCGCGGAAACGTCGAAAGAGTTCGGACGATCAAAACTCGGTCCTCAGTTCGGTGGCACACGATAAGTCTGaaacagaattttcggaaGACAATATCttcgagaatttcaagaaatctGGGAAAACCATCAGCAATTTATGCAAAACCGAATCAAATTTGTCACTGCTGTCGTCTCGGATATCTTCCATTTTGGAACATGGCATTAAGCAACGAAAGAAGGATAGAAAGCCAAAAGCGCACAAATTACTGTCTGATGAGACTGCGCCTAGAACGAATAGCGTAATTGACGATGCAGAAGAATCGGTGGCCATTGAAAATAAGGCTCAAGAGGAATT TCTACAAACGTTTCAAAAACGTCAGCAAAGCAAACAGCTTAGCCTCATTGAATCGTTTCTTTCAACCGCTGCGCCACGAACTCAAGATGCAGTATTACCGCCAAATGACAACGGGGAGAGTGACTATAAGGCAAACGAACACGATACACAGATTCGAGATTTAAGTGTTAGCTCCATAACGAATCCCATCGCCAGTAAAGGAAGCAGAAAATGGATGAGCACGGAAAATCCGAACCGCGAAAATGACTCCGAGCTGCATAGCAAACTGAGCCAGCCGAATCGAGATTTTCTCACAAGACTAATCATGAACGAATCGCAACACGAAGACGATGatgaaaattcaacatttttagaTGTTGTCGATAATGGCCAAACAATATCACAGTATTCCAATTCCATACATCCGACGTCCAACAATCTACCTCAACTTCCACATCTTTCGTCATTATCGCATTTACACGCACAACCTTTTGGTGGTCCGTACTACAACAATCCACCAAATTGTTCAAATCGTAATTCGTCGTCGTCAGCTAGCATGCTGGTAGAAGCAGCCCTGAGTTCCGTCGGAAATATGATGAATGTCGATAAcgatttatcgaaaaataGTCGTAACGACAATCACTTGGATAACAACGACAATATGAACAATTCGATGGACATAGACATGGCGTCGCTACGAAGCGAACATAACAATTCAACGCCACAGGAAAACCGATTCATTCAAAACATGAGCTCGATCGAAAACGAAatcaaaatgatgaaaaatctcACCAATTTCTCACTACAAATACCGCATTTCGATCAATCGGCATCCACCATCAACAATCAAACACCCACCCATGCATCTCCCATCGATAACAATTTACCTCAGGACGATATTGATGTGGACACAGCATCAACGCCACACACAATTGAGCCCAGCGATAAACTGTATCAAGATAATGATAATTTTGTTAGCCAGCATCAAACACCACCGACGCCGCATGTTCTCTCGCCAGGTCGTGATTATGCGATGTACAATTCATCGAATAATGTTTCGTCACCGATATCACAATTGTCTCGGCGAAACTATCCGGAACATGAACTCATATCGCCGGCATCATCGCCAGCACTACCGAGATACTCATACCGACAAGACATTTGTCGAAAGCGTGACCTGGACGAACAAGTCCATAATATGTCGGTAATTGATGGAAGGAATAGTCAGCATCATATGTCCAGTGATGATGAAAATAGTATCATGGCTCAGAATCTTAGCATGGGCAATCATAATGGAGGTGACGAAATGAGATTGAAATTCAGTGCAACCCAAATGGAATTGATGTATTCATCTAAATATGAAAACGGAACCGGCAATGACGATATTTCCGATCTGAGATCGAAATACATGGACCAGAACGTGGAATCAGGTTTTCGAAGTAATGGCATATCCGATGGACTGAATGATATGCAGGGATTGGATATGACATCCAGAACGAATTTGAGTAGTGGCTTCCATCATAATTTTCAGCTTGCAAGTAGTAATTCGAATCTAAACATCGGTAGATACCACCATCATATCTACGACATTCTCTCCGAACGAGAACAGCAACAGGAGCAATTGCAACAGCAACATCAGCAGCACATGCAGCACATGTTACAGGATCAAATGTCGTCAGAACAGGAACAAGACCAAACCACTTCGGTGGATTTGAGTCTGATGACGAGTCGACAAGTGGTGTCGTCACAAACATCATTGCCATACTCGCACAGTGAAATGCTGCGAATGGCATCCCTAGATTTAGCTCAAAACGCAACGTCGGGAATGATCAGCAATCGAACATTCCTGTCACCTCACAATTCACGCGAAGGATTGGACCACCATCGGTTTCTGTCATCAGCCGATCAACGACTACTACCAAATGGTGTGGCATCCGATCATCGGCTCCTCGTTGATCCAACGGCTCATTTACTTATGGAGCAGAACTCCAGACACATTGACTCGAGACTTTTATCTGCCGAACAACCGCGCATTATGGCCGATTCGACGACAAACAGGCACATGGTATCGCCGAGAGGATTTGGAGCTTATCAGGTTTCAACCACAAACTATCACCATTCCGTTAGGCCATTAACGTCACCCAGTCATCATTCGGTGAATCCACCAAATTATCATCCCTTTCCATCATTCTATTAA
- the LOC119068078 gene encoding uncharacterized protein LOC119068078, with the protein MVVLQVLIGLCLIASSCCTSCKCKIKKQNECTDTEVFLTHDPYQCQSTCAMYGVSVSCKENYAPAGDCYCKPEFARYYDCGPCIPLWSKICQKLGENVIPSEKLCAERQNEQFSASGGRGCRDTCIDYDTKECMLTIMPVPAPYVPVCECKEGYARLPTGECVEVSSNECYEFYKPTPERCAKLGKLYSPFGSACQQGCDDYDPKSNMCLQPQRPNQHIANKMILREACYCPLGKVVDYLGRCIPVESCPVKPRVL; encoded by the exons AtggttgtgttacaagtactGATCGGTTTATGCTTGATAGCATCGTCCTGTTGTACATCATGCAAATGCAAAATCAAGAAGCAAa ATGAATGTACCGATACCGAAGTATTCCTAACCCATGATCCATATCAATGCCAGAGTACATGTGCCATGTATGGAGTCAGTGTTAGTTGTAAGGAGAATTATGCTCCAGCTGGTGATTGCTACTGCAAACCCGAATTCGCAAGGTATTACGACTGCGGACCGTGCATTCCTTTGTGGagtaaaatttgccaaaaattGGGAGAGAACGTGATTCCATCCGAGA AGCTATGTGCAGAAAGgcaaaatgaacaattcaGCGCATCAGGTGGACGAGGGTGTAGAGACACGTGCATAGACTATGACACAAAAGAATGTATGCTTACAATTATGCCAGTGCCAGCCCCATACGTTCCCGTGTGCGAATGCAAAGAAGGCTACGCTCGACTTCCGACTGGTGAATGTGTTGAGGTCTCTTCAAACGAATGCTATGAATTTTATAAGCCAACGCCTG AAAGATGCGCAAAACTAGGAAAGCTGTACAGTCCCTTCGGTTCCGCATGTCAACAGGGATGTGACGACTACGACCCAAAATCGAATATGTGCCTACAACCGCAACGTCCGAACCAACatattgcaaataaaatgattttacgTGAAGCATGCTATTGTCCATTAGGAAAAGTGGTGGATTATCTGGGAAGATGTATCCCAGTAGAATCATGTCCCGTAAAACCAAGAGTACTCTGA